In Bubalus kerabau isolate K-KA32 ecotype Philippines breed swamp buffalo chromosome 4, PCC_UOA_SB_1v2, whole genome shotgun sequence, one DNA window encodes the following:
- the LOC129649159 gene encoding nucleoside diphosphate kinase A 2, translating to MASSERTFIAIKPDGVQRGLMGEIIKRFEQKGFRLVAMKFMRASEDLLKEHYIDLKDRPFFAGLVKYMHSGPVVAMVWEGLNVVKTGRVMLGETNPADSKPGTIRGDFCIQVGRNIIHGSDSVESAEKEIALWFRPEELVNYKSCAQNWIYE from the exons ATGGCCAGCAGCGAGCGCACCTTCATTGCCATCAAGCCCGATGGAGTCCAGCGAGGCCTCATGGGAGAAATAATCAAGCGTTTTGAGCAAAAGGGATTCCGTCTTGTTGCCATGAAATTCATGCGG GCTTCTGAAGACCTTCTCAAGGAGCACTATATTGACCTGAAGGACCGTCCATTCTTTGCTGGCCTGGTGAAATACATGCACTCAGGGCCAGTGGTTGCCATG GTCTGGGAGGGACTGAATGTTGTGAAGACAGGTCGAGTGATGCTTGGGGAGACTAACCCTGCGGACTCCAAGCCTGGGACCATCCGTGGGGACTTTTGCATCCAAGTTGGCAG GAACATTATCCATGGCAGTGATTCCGTGGAGAGTGCAGAGAAGGAGATTGCCTTGTGGTTTCGCCCTGAGGAACTGGTCAATTACAAGAGCTGTGCTCAGAACTGGATCTACGAGTGA
- the LOC129649157 gene encoding 40S ribosomal protein S8-like, which yields MGISPDNWHKCRKTGGKRKPYHKKRKYELGRPAANTKIGPRRIHTVCVRGGNKKYRALRLDVGNFSWGSECCTRKTRIIDVYNASNNELVRTKTLVKNCIVLIDSTLYRQWYESHYALPLGHKKGAKLTPEEEEALFIIARTWKQPRCPSADEWIRKQWYIYTMGYYSAIKKNTFESVLMRWMKLEPI from the coding sequence ATGGGCATCTCTCCGGACAACTGGCACAAGTGCCGTAAGACCGGGGGCAAGAGAAAGCCCTACCACAAGAAGCGGAAGTATGAGCTGGGACGCCCCGCTGCCAACACAAAGATTGGCCCCCGCCGCATACACACAGTCTGTGTGCGGGGAGGCAACAAGAAGTACCGGGCCTTGAGGCTGGACGTGGGGAACTTCTCCTGGGGCTCAGAGTGTTGTACACGCAAGACAAGAATAATCGATGTTTATAATGCATCCAACAACGAACTGGTCCGTACCAAGACCCTGGTGAAGAACTGTATTGTGCTTATCGACAGCACACTGTACCGACAGTGGTACGAGTCCCACTATGCACTGCCCCTGGGCCACAAGAAGGGGGCCAAGCTGACTCCTGAGGAGGaagaagcactgtttataatagccaggacatggaagcaacctagatgtccatcagcagatgaatggataagaaagcagtggtacatatacacaatggggtattactcagccattaaaaagaatacatttgaatcagttctaatgaggtggatgaaactggagcctatt